The following are from one region of the Planctomonas sp. JC2975 genome:
- a CDS encoding glutaredoxin domain-containing protein — translation MPENLTQAPVDRVTMYGAAWCGDCRRSKALLDRVRADYEYIDLEADPTQADRAHAISGRTQIPVVVFPDGTHFVEPTDPELQAKLDALNA, via the coding sequence ATGCCCGAGAACCTCACCCAAGCCCCCGTCGACCGCGTCACCATGTACGGTGCAGCCTGGTGCGGCGACTGCCGCCGCTCGAAGGCTCTGCTCGACCGGGTGCGCGCCGACTACGAGTACATCGACCTCGAAGCGGATCCGACGCAGGCCGATCGGGCGCACGCGATCAGCGGTCGCACGCAGATCCCCGTGGTCGTCTTCCCTGATGGCACGCACTTCGTTGAGCCCACCGATCCGGAGCTCCAGGCCAAGCTCGACGCACTGAACGCGTAG
- a CDS encoding methyltransferase, whose product MAEFAWERLRRWPDQEADNLVAADAADRLIFDTAASALDALRPREVVVIGDAYGALTLAAAALMDRGRGEAVDADRIRVHQDPVVGERALAANAERLGLAGAYRSCELDPELARGARLVLLRLPKSLDALDEIAAVLAGRADPEVVIVAGGMQKYMTPAMNDVLLRHFERVDVGHGRQKARTLTVRGPRTAARVDTWPARAFHADIRPGLWVCAHGGAFAATRIDIGTRFLLHHLDAAMPTARTAVDLACGTGVLAGTLALRRSQVSVIASDQSAAAAASARATAAANDVADRVEVRREDAGEGIGDGWADLVLLNPPFHNGAAIDLRIGRMLVAAAARILAPGGELWTVYNSHLGYRPALRQLVGPTRQVDRNAKFTITASGRR is encoded by the coding sequence GTGGCCGAATTCGCGTGGGAACGACTGCGTCGCTGGCCCGACCAGGAGGCCGACAACCTCGTCGCAGCGGATGCCGCCGACCGGCTGATCTTCGACACCGCGGCCTCCGCGCTGGACGCCTTGCGCCCGCGAGAGGTCGTCGTGATCGGTGACGCGTACGGCGCGCTGACGCTCGCTGCCGCCGCCCTGATGGACCGCGGACGGGGCGAAGCCGTCGATGCCGACCGCATCCGCGTGCACCAGGATCCGGTCGTCGGTGAGCGAGCGCTCGCCGCCAACGCGGAACGTCTCGGACTCGCGGGGGCATACCGCTCCTGCGAGCTCGATCCGGAGCTGGCCAGAGGGGCGCGTCTCGTGCTCCTGCGGCTGCCGAAGAGCCTGGACGCTCTCGACGAGATCGCGGCGGTGCTCGCCGGCCGCGCGGATCCGGAGGTCGTGATCGTCGCCGGCGGCATGCAGAAGTACATGACCCCGGCGATGAACGATGTGCTCCTGCGGCACTTCGAGCGCGTGGACGTCGGCCACGGACGCCAGAAGGCGCGCACGCTCACCGTGCGTGGACCGCGGACGGCGGCACGCGTCGATACCTGGCCGGCCCGGGCGTTCCACGCTGACATCCGTCCCGGACTGTGGGTGTGCGCGCACGGCGGAGCGTTCGCCGCCACGCGCATCGACATCGGCACGCGATTCCTGCTCCACCACCTCGACGCCGCGATGCCGACGGCTCGGACCGCGGTGGACCTCGCCTGCGGCACGGGGGTGCTCGCCGGCACACTGGCGCTGCGCCGGTCGCAGGTGAGCGTGATCGCGAGCGATCAGTCGGCTGCGGCCGCGGCATCCGCTCGGGCGACGGCCGCGGCGAACGACGTGGCCGACCGCGTCGAGGTGCGGCGGGAGGACGCGGGCGAGGGCATCGGAGACGGATGGGCAGACCTCGTGCTGCTCAACCCGCCGTTCCACAACGGCGCGGCGATCGACCTACGAATCGGGCGGATGCTGGTGGCGGCCGCAGCGCGCATCCTCGCCCCCGGTGGCGAACTCTGGACCGTCTACAACTCGCACCTCGGCTACCGGCCGGCGCTGCGGCAGCTCGTCGGACCGACGCGTCAGGTCGACCGCAACGCGAAGTTCACGATCACGGCATCCGGTAGACGCTGA